The Deinococcus ruber genomic interval GGGCGGCTGTCCCTCGCAGCGCAAGGTTCCGAGGTCGGGCAGGCTGACGGCGGTGCCGAGTTCGAGGTGCCGCTTGATCACTTGGAACATAATCCGCACGGCCAGGGTGGCCTGCTCGGGTTCGAGCTGGGCGAGGCGTTGGAGTTGGGCGGTGAGCTGCACCCG includes:
- a CDS encoding HU family DNA-binding protein — translated: MSDADRDAEPFTPHRVGRVQLTAQLQRLAQLEPEQATLAVRIMFQVIKRHLELGTAVSLPDLGTLRCEGQPPRVVFRPARFLNQQLQDQLAVPFEDDGVFDTEAER